In Janthinobacterium sp. J1-1, a single genomic region encodes these proteins:
- a CDS encoding UdgX family uracil-DNA binding protein (This protein belongs to the uracil DNA glycosylase superfamily, members of which act in excision repair of DNA. However, it belongs more specifically to UdgX branch, whose founding member was found to bind uracil in DNA (where it does not belong), without cleaving it, appears to promote DNA repair by a pathway involving RecA, rather than base excision.): MNQVVRLAQSFGEWRAAARELIALGVAPVHIAWQSQPGDGDLFSSTPDATDTSAPPLRLPRSLVELLESAACFNVQDRWAFLYQVLWRWQQGQHDVISPADADGARLHGMAKAVRREEHDMHAYVRFREREEAQGAPRFVAWFEPVHDVLPQVARHFARRMGPISWMIATPTATMLWDGTTLHAGPALMRGAAERGPADIDDAGEALWLTYYRSIFNPARLNADLLRSHIPSRFWKNLPEGAIVPAMVSSAANGERRTGQTATVGQRSGAAMIPISAERAQPARELPTTLDQCRRCELWKSATQAVPGVGPAQAAIMLVGEQPGDQEDLAGLPFVGPAGAVLERAMLEAGVARDSIYLTNAVKHFKWEPRGKRRLHKTPAQREIAACHDWLEQELASVKPQVIVALGSTALKSILQDGSATMTPLIGTPIQHDGRWVVTVYHPSYVLRAPDEEARGQAYRVIVEGLRQALRLIDGKGPVAPA, encoded by the coding sequence ATGAACCAGGTCGTGCGGCTGGCGCAGTCGTTCGGCGAGTGGCGTGCTGCAGCGCGGGAGCTGATCGCGCTTGGCGTGGCGCCAGTCCATATCGCCTGGCAATCGCAGCCCGGCGACGGCGACCTGTTTTCGTCAACACCGGACGCAACCGATACCAGCGCGCCGCCGCTGCGCCTGCCGCGATCCCTGGTGGAACTGCTGGAAAGCGCCGCCTGCTTCAATGTGCAGGATCGCTGGGCGTTTTTATATCAGGTGCTGTGGCGCTGGCAGCAGGGCCAGCACGATGTGATCTCGCCGGCCGATGCGGATGGCGCGCGCTTGCACGGCATGGCCAAGGCCGTGCGCCGCGAAGAGCACGACATGCACGCCTATGTGCGTTTCCGCGAGCGCGAAGAAGCGCAGGGTGCGCCGCGTTTCGTGGCCTGGTTCGAGCCCGTGCACGACGTGCTGCCGCAAGTGGCGCGCCACTTCGCGCGCCGCATGGGCCCCATCAGCTGGATGATCGCCACGCCGACCGCCACCATGCTGTGGGACGGCACAACCCTGCACGCCGGCCCGGCCCTGATGCGCGGCGCGGCCGAGCGCGGCCCGGCCGATATCGACGACGCCGGCGAAGCGCTGTGGCTGACCTACTACCGCAGCATCTTCAACCCCGCGCGCCTGAATGCCGACCTGCTGCGCAGCCATATCCCCTCGCGCTTCTGGAAAAATCTGCCGGAAGGCGCCATCGTGCCCGCCATGGTCAGCAGCGCCGCCAACGGCGAGCGCCGCACGGGCCAGACCGCCACCGTCGGCCAGCGCAGCGGCGCAGCGATGATCCCGATCTCCGCCGAACGCGCCCAGCCCGCGCGCGAACTGCCCACCACGCTGGACCAGTGCCGCCGCTGCGAACTGTGGAAAAGCGCCACCCAGGCCGTGCCCGGCGTCGGTCCCGCGCAAGCGGCCATCATGCTGGTCGGCGAACAACCGGGCGACCAGGAAGACCTGGCCGGCTTGCCGTTTGTCGGCCCGGCCGGCGCGGTGCTGGAGCGCGCCATGCTGGAGGCGGGCGTGGCGCGCGACAGCATTTATCTGACCAACGCCGTCAAGCATTTCAAATGGGAACCACGCGGCAAGCGCCGCCTGCACAAGACGCCAGCACAACGCGAAATCGCCGCCTGCCATGACTGGCTGGAACAGGAACTGGCCAGTGTAAAACCGCAAGTGATCGTGGCGCTGGGCAGCACGGCCTTGAAGTCGATATTGCAGGATGGCTCGGCCACCATGACGCCGCTGATCGGCACGCCGATTCAGCATGACGGCCGCTGGGTGGTGACCGTGTATCACCCGTCGTATGTGCTGCGGGCGCCGGATGAGGAGGCCAGGGGGCAGGCGTATCGGGTGATTGTCGAAGGGCTGCGGCAGGCATTGCGGCTGATCGACGGCAAAGGGCCGGTCGCTCCCGCTTGA
- a CDS encoding ATP-binding protein — protein MKESQNIEWKQSWRDDYLRWICGFANAEGGTLEIGKNDSGKVVGVDNAAKLLVDIPNKVRDILGIVVAVNLHTQAGRDWLEIVVEAYPSPISYKGEYHVRSGSTKQELRGAALDRFLLRKLGRHWDGVPVPHVAMTDLAPRAMLAFRKLAARSGRLSAEALV, from the coding sequence ATGAAAGAATCCCAGAACATCGAATGGAAGCAGTCCTGGCGGGATGACTACCTGCGATGGATCTGCGGCTTCGCCAATGCAGAGGGTGGTACGCTGGAGATCGGCAAGAACGACAGCGGCAAGGTGGTGGGGGTCGACAACGCGGCCAAGCTGCTGGTGGACATCCCCAACAAGGTACGCGATATTCTGGGTATTGTGGTGGCGGTCAATTTGCACACGCAGGCCGGGCGAGACTGGCTGGAGATCGTGGTCGAGGCCTACCCGAGTCCAATCAGCTACAAGGGTGAATACCACGTGCGCAGCGGCAGTACCAAGCAGGAGTTGCGTGGCGCGGCACTCGATCGTTTTCTTCTGCGCAAACTAGGCAGACATTGGGATGGCGTACCAGTGCCGCATGTGGCGATGACCGATCTGGCGCCACGCGCCATGCTGGCGTTTCGCAAGCTGGCGGCGAGAAGCGGCCGCCTGAGCGCGGAGGCATTGGTCTAG
- a CDS encoding ATP-binding protein, with product MLFHADPEKFTTGACVKIGFFRTDSDLLYQDVIEGDLFTQVEKTLELLQTKYLRAGISYQGAQRMERLPVPEAALREAVINAIAHKDYGAAIPTQISVYDHKLIIWNAGQLPPDWSLTRLISKHSSQPANPDIARTLFLAGLIESWGRGIDLIRRACVAEASPVPRFDCDSAAFWVEFPFPLLASTNASPVYGVGEKTPVKTPVKTPVKTPVKTSEAILQYLAANPDMTLAEVAARIGKSLSAVQRASAKLVKDGKLKYIGPQKGGHWEVPT from the coding sequence TTGCTGTTTCATGCCGATCCCGAGAAGTTCACCACCGGTGCCTGCGTGAAGATCGGTTTCTTCCGTACCGACTCCGACTTGCTTTACCAGGATGTGATCGAGGGCGATCTGTTCACGCAGGTGGAAAAAACGCTCGAGCTGCTGCAGACCAAATACCTTCGCGCCGGAATTTCCTACCAAGGCGCGCAACGCATGGAGCGCTTGCCGGTGCCTGAGGCAGCCTTGCGCGAGGCCGTGATCAATGCCATTGCGCACAAGGACTATGGCGCCGCGATTCCGACGCAGATCAGCGTGTACGATCACAAGCTGATCATCTGGAACGCCGGCCAGTTGCCGCCTGACTGGTCGCTGACGCGCCTGATAAGCAAGCACTCGTCGCAGCCCGCCAACCCGGACATTGCCCGCACCTTGTTCCTGGCCGGCTTGATCGAATCGTGGGGCCGTGGCATCGACCTGATTCGCCGGGCATGTGTGGCCGAGGCCAGTCCGGTACCGAGATTCGATTGTGACAGCGCGGCATTCTGGGTGGAGTTTCCGTTTCCTTTGCTTGCATCGACAAATGCATCGCCGGTGTACGGCGTCGGTGAAAAAACGCCGGTTAAAACGCCGGTTAAAACGCCAGTTAAAACGCCGGTTAAAACATCAGAAGCAATCCTGCAATATCTTGCGGCTAACCCGGACATGACGCTGGCCGAAGTGGCGGCCCGGATCGGCAAATCGCTCAGTGCGGTCCAGCGGGCCAGCGCAAAGCTCGTCAAGGATGGCAAGCTGAAATATATTGGCCCTCAGAAGGGCGGCCATTGGGAAGTGCCGACATGA
- a CDS encoding bile acid:sodium symporter family protein, which translates to MSSFSPGALLRNLKPDNFTIALLVTVALASFLPCSGTTAVVFGHVTTVAIGLLFFLHGAKLSREAVVAGALHWRLHLLVLASTFVMFPLLGLALRPLALTFLTPDLYMGILFLCALPSTVQSSIAMTAMARGNVPAAICSASASNFIGIFLAPILVGLLVAKGAESKSSVDAVLSIVMQLLLPFLAGQFLRRWIGRWVDRHKATLKYVDQGSILLVVYTAFSEAVNEGIWHTLSVETLVALGLISLLLLALVLGISTFVSRRLGFSKEDEIAIVFCGSKKSLASGVPMAKVLFSTRSLGMVILPLMLFHQIQLMVCAVIAQRYARRDEEKEVPVSTL; encoded by the coding sequence ATGTCTTCTTTCTCTCCCGGCGCCCTGCTGCGCAATCTGAAACCCGATAACTTCACGATCGCCCTGCTGGTGACCGTCGCGCTGGCAAGCTTCCTGCCGTGTTCGGGCACCACTGCCGTGGTGTTCGGCCATGTCACCACGGTCGCCATCGGCCTGCTGTTTTTCCTGCACGGCGCCAAGCTGTCGCGCGAAGCGGTGGTGGCCGGCGCCCTGCACTGGCGCTTGCACCTGCTGGTGCTGGCCAGTACCTTTGTCATGTTCCCCCTGCTGGGCCTGGCGCTGCGTCCGCTGGCCCTGACTTTCCTCACGCCCGACCTGTACATGGGCATTCTGTTCCTGTGCGCCTTGCCGTCCACCGTGCAGTCCTCGATCGCCATGACGGCCATGGCGCGCGGCAACGTTCCCGCCGCCATCTGCAGCGCTTCGGCCTCGAACTTTATCGGCATTTTCCTGGCGCCCATCCTGGTGGGCCTGCTGGTGGCGAAAGGCGCGGAAAGCAAATCGTCCGTCGACGCCGTGCTGTCGATCGTGATGCAGCTGCTGCTGCCCTTCCTGGCCGGCCAGTTCCTGCGCCGCTGGATCGGCCGCTGGGTCGACCGCCACAAGGCCACCCTGAAATACGTCGACCAGGGCTCGATTTTGCTGGTGGTCTACACGGCCTTCAGCGAAGCGGTCAATGAAGGCATCTGGCACACCCTGTCGGTCGAAACCCTGGTGGCCCTGGGCCTGATCAGCCTGCTGCTGCTGGCGCTGGTGCTGGGCATTTCCACCTTTGTCAGTCGCCGCCTGGGCTTTTCCAAGGAAGACGAAATCGCCATCGTCTTTTGCGGCTCCAAGAAAAGCCTGGCCAGCGGCGTGCCGATGGCCAAGGTACTGTTTTCCACCCGCTCGCTGGGCATGGTGATCCTGCCGCTGATGCTGTTCCACCAGATCCAGCTGATGGTGTGCGCGGTGATTGCGCAGCGGTATGCGCGCAGGGATGAGGAGAAAGAAGTGCCGGTGTCTACCTTGTAA
- the rhaI gene encoding L-rhamnose catabolism isomerase, whose translation MNTMINEGLVAEHNAKLQSNLDADYAALAGVLERRGQDIEKLTALAQTFAVAVPTWGAGTGGTRFARFPGVGEPRNIFEKLEDCAVINQLTQATPAVSPHFPWDKVSDTAALREVAEGYGLGFDAVNSNTFQDQLGQAHTYKHGSLTSQSAAVRAQAVEHNIECIELGRALGSKALTVWVGDGANFPGQHNLRGALERYLDSMRDIYGALPADWNIFIEHKLFEPAFYATTIADWGTSFACATTLGPKAKCLVDLGHHAPNTNIEMIVARLAQFGKLGGFHFNDSKYGDDDLDSGSINPFQLFLVFNELADAAEREGSTFNPAYMLDQSHNVTDPIESLMSSAVEVQRAFIQSALVDRAGLRQLQESNDVHASAQALKQAFRTDVSAILAMARLRSGAAIDPVACYRSSGYREARGVARPPKAGASSSGIV comes from the coding sequence ATGAACACCATGATCAACGAAGGCCTGGTGGCCGAACACAATGCCAAACTGCAATCCAACCTCGACGCCGACTATGCGGCGCTGGCCGGCGTGCTGGAGCGGCGCGGCCAGGACATTGAAAAACTGACGGCGCTGGCGCAGACCTTTGCCGTGGCCGTGCCCACCTGGGGCGCCGGCACCGGCGGCACGCGCTTTGCCCGCTTCCCGGGCGTGGGCGAGCCGCGCAATATCTTTGAAAAGCTGGAAGACTGCGCCGTCATCAACCAGCTGACGCAAGCCACGCCGGCCGTCTCGCCGCATTTTCCATGGGACAAGGTCAGTGACACGGCCGCGTTGCGCGAAGTCGCCGAAGGCTACGGCCTGGGCTTTGACGCCGTCAACTCGAACACGTTTCAAGACCAACTGGGCCAGGCGCATACCTACAAGCACGGCAGCCTGACCTCGCAAAGCGCGGCAGTGCGCGCGCAGGCGGTCGAGCACAATATCGAGTGCATCGAACTGGGCCGTGCACTCGGTTCGAAAGCGCTGACGGTGTGGGTCGGTGACGGCGCCAACTTCCCCGGCCAGCATAACCTGCGCGGCGCGCTGGAGCGCTACTTGGACAGCATGCGCGACATCTACGGCGCCCTGCCCGCCGACTGGAATATTTTCATCGAGCACAAGCTGTTCGAGCCGGCCTTCTACGCCACCACGATCGCCGACTGGGGCACCAGCTTTGCCTGCGCCACCACCCTGGGACCGAAAGCCAAATGCCTGGTCGACCTGGGCCACCATGCGCCGAACACCAACATCGAAATGATCGTCGCGCGCCTGGCGCAGTTCGGCAAACTGGGCGGCTTCCATTTCAACGACAGCAAATACGGCGACGACGACCTCGATTCGGGCAGCATCAATCCGTTCCAGCTGTTCCTGGTCTTCAACGAACTGGCCGATGCGGCCGAGCGCGAAGGCAGCACCTTCAACCCAGCCTATATGCTGGACCAGTCGCACAATGTGACCGACCCGATCGAAAGCCTGATGAGCAGCGCCGTGGAAGTCCAGCGCGCCTTTATCCAGTCCGCGCTGGTCGACCGCGCCGGCCTGCGCCAGCTGCAGGAAAGCAATGACGTGCATGCCTCGGCGCAAGCCTTGAAACAGGCCTTCCGCACCGATGTCAGCGCCATCCTGGCCATGGCGCGCCTGCGTTCGGGCGCGGCCATCGATCCGGTCGCCTGCTACCGCAGCAGCGGCTACCGCGAAGCGCGCGGCGTGGCGCGCCCTCCCAAAGCCGGAGCGAGCAGCAGCGGTATTGTCTAA
- a CDS encoding bifunctional rhamnulose-1-phosphate aldolase/short-chain dehydrogenase, whose amino-acid sequence MTATMDTKSPAPMASLWDDAHAATLSEPELLLYRSNLLGSDMRITNFGGGNTSAKITMTDPLTGTEAEVLWVKGSGGDLGSIKLDGFSTLYMDKLNALKGRYRGLALEDEMVAYLPHCTFNLNPRAASIDTPLHAYIARKHVDHMHPDAVIAIAACANSRALTQKIFEGELGWLPWQRPGYDLGLKLEAVSQAQPNLKGIILEGHGLFTWGDTAKSCYEVTLAIIKRAEDWLAANTKQPAFGGAKVAPLPSEERAALAQRLMPLLRGKISQDEYKLGHFDDSANVLDFVCSNDLLPLAALGTSCPDHFLRTKIRPFVIDFDPASPDFDRLVAGLDEALAAYREDYIAYYTRCKHDNSPAVRDANPIIYLIPGVGMLSFAKDKATARIAGEFYVNAINVMRGANGVDTYVGLPEQEAFDIEYWLLEEAKLQRMPKPKSLAGRIALVTGGGGGIGQAVARQLLQEGACVMLTDIDGGALEEAEQNLLKVAGRDNIATVRANITGEQEVESILNATALRFGGVDLLVSNAGIASSAPVEDTTLEMWERNQSILVTGYFLVSRAAFRIMKQQQLGGSMVYVASKNGLVASGGASAYCTAKAAEIHLARCLALEGAPHGIRVNVVNPDAVIRGSRIWDGKWKEERAASNKIDSDDIEEFYRQRSMLKRSVLPEDIAEAVYFLSSEKAAKSTGNIINVDAGNAAAFTR is encoded by the coding sequence ATGACCGCCACGATGGACACCAAATCGCCCGCGCCCATGGCTTCGCTGTGGGACGACGCGCACGCCGCAACCTTGAGCGAACCGGAACTGCTGCTGTACCGCTCGAACCTGCTCGGTTCGGACATGCGCATCACCAACTTTGGCGGCGGCAATACCTCGGCCAAGATCACCATGACCGACCCGCTGACGGGTACCGAAGCCGAAGTGCTGTGGGTGAAAGGTTCCGGCGGCGACCTGGGCAGCATCAAGCTCGACGGCTTTTCCACCCTGTACATGGACAAGCTGAACGCATTGAAAGGCCGTTACCGGGGCCTGGCGCTGGAAGACGAGATGGTGGCCTATCTGCCGCACTGCACCTTCAACCTGAACCCGCGCGCGGCCAGCATCGATACCCCGCTGCACGCGTATATCGCGCGCAAGCATGTCGACCATATGCACCCCGACGCGGTGATCGCGATCGCCGCCTGCGCCAACAGCCGCGCGCTCACGCAAAAGATCTTCGAAGGCGAACTGGGCTGGCTGCCATGGCAGCGCCCCGGCTACGACCTGGGCCTGAAACTGGAAGCCGTGTCGCAGGCGCAGCCGAACCTGAAAGGCATTATCCTCGAAGGCCACGGCCTGTTTACCTGGGGCGACACGGCCAAGTCCTGCTATGAAGTGACCCTGGCCATCATCAAGCGCGCCGAAGACTGGCTGGCGGCGAACACCAAACAACCGGCATTCGGCGGCGCCAAGGTCGCACCGCTGCCGTCGGAAGAACGCGCCGCGCTGGCGCAGCGCCTGATGCCACTGCTGCGCGGCAAGATCAGCCAGGACGAATACAAGCTCGGCCACTTCGACGACAGCGCCAATGTGCTCGATTTTGTCTGCAGCAATGACTTGCTGCCGCTGGCCGCGCTCGGCACCTCCTGCCCCGATCACTTTTTGCGCACCAAGATCCGCCCGTTCGTGATCGATTTTGATCCCGCCAGCCCCGATTTTGATCGCTTGGTGGCGGGCCTGGACGAGGCGCTGGCCGCCTACCGCGAGGACTATATCGCCTACTACACGCGCTGCAAGCACGACAACAGCCCGGCCGTGCGCGACGCGAACCCCATCATCTATCTGATCCCCGGCGTGGGCATGCTGTCGTTCGCCAAGGACAAGGCGACGGCGCGCATCGCCGGCGAGTTCTATGTCAATGCGATCAACGTGATGCGCGGCGCCAATGGCGTCGACACCTATGTGGGCCTGCCGGAACAGGAAGCGTTCGATATCGAATACTGGCTGCTGGAAGAAGCCAAGCTGCAGCGCATGCCGAAACCGAAAAGCCTGGCCGGCCGTATCGCCCTGGTGACGGGCGGCGGCGGCGGCATCGGCCAGGCCGTGGCCCGCCAGCTGCTGCAGGAAGGCGCGTGCGTGATGCTGACCGATATCGATGGCGGCGCCCTGGAAGAAGCCGAGCAGAACCTGCTCAAGGTAGCTGGCCGCGACAATATCGCCACCGTGCGCGCCAATATCACGGGTGAGCAGGAGGTGGAATCCATCCTGAACGCCACCGCGCTGCGCTTTGGCGGCGTCGACCTGCTGGTGTCGAACGCGGGCATCGCCTCGTCCGCGCCGGTGGAAGACACGACCCTGGAAATGTGGGAGCGCAACCAGTCGATTCTGGTCACCGGCTACTTCCTCGTCAGCCGCGCCGCCTTCCGCATCATGAAGCAGCAGCAACTGGGCGGCAGCATGGTATATGTGGCCAGCAAGAACGGCCTGGTGGCCTCCGGTGGCGCCTCGGCCTATTGCACCGCCAAGGCGGCCGAGATCCACCTGGCGCGCTGCCTGGCCCTGGAAGGCGCGCCGCATGGCATCCGCGTCAATGTGGTCAATCCCGACGCCGTGATCCGCGGTTCGCGCATCTGGGACGGCAAGTGGAAGGAAGAGCGGGCCGCGTCGAACAAGATCGATTCGGACGATATCGAGGAATTCTATCGCCAGCGCAGCATGCTCAAACGCAGCGTGCTGCCGGAAGACATCGCCGAAGCCGTGTATTTCCTGTCCAGCGAAAAAGCCGCCAAGAGCACCGGCAATATCATCAATGTGGACGCCGGCAATGCGGCCGCGTTTACCCGATAA
- a CDS encoding DeoR/GlpR family DNA-binding transcription regulator: MINHKRRKGLLKLLAEHTTASVDQLVGWLNSSPATVRRDIAWLAERNLLVRTRGGAESLPQKKQRTFALSGETFQNNIDRCAAQKRAIARHACGLCADGDTIIINGGTTTYRMVEFLVDKRLKILTNSFMMAERLLMTSENEIILPGGKVYREQNVILSPFDNDISQHHYAGKMFMGVYGLSMLGLMEADPMLIQAEKRLISQAEELIVLADSSKFARKAGLILCGLNRVSCVITDTGASDAAVQMLEQSGVKVLTVAPEPMPESTLLPAEPEWQVN, from the coding sequence GTGATCAATCACAAACGCCGCAAAGGGCTGTTGAAGTTACTCGCCGAGCACACCACGGCGAGCGTCGACCAATTGGTCGGCTGGCTCAATTCGTCGCCGGCCACCGTGCGGCGCGATATCGCCTGGCTGGCCGAGCGCAATCTGCTGGTGCGCACCCGTGGCGGCGCGGAAAGCCTGCCGCAAAAAAAACAGCGTACCTTTGCGCTGTCGGGCGAGACATTCCAGAACAATATCGACCGCTGCGCCGCACAGAAACGCGCGATTGCCAGGCACGCCTGCGGCCTGTGCGCGGACGGCGACACCATCATCATCAATGGCGGCACCACCACCTATCGCATGGTGGAATTTCTGGTCGACAAGCGCCTGAAAATCCTCACCAATTCCTTCATGATGGCCGAGCGCCTCCTGATGACGAGCGAGAATGAAATCATCCTGCCGGGCGGCAAAGTCTACCGCGAGCAGAACGTCATTTTGAGCCCCTTCGACAACGATATCAGCCAGCACCATTACGCCGGGAAAATGTTCATGGGCGTGTACGGCCTGTCGATGCTGGGCCTGATGGAAGCGGACCCGATGCTGATCCAGGCCGAGAAGCGATTGATCAGCCAGGCCGAAGAACTGATCGTGCTGGCCGACAGCAGCAAGTTTGCGCGCAAGGCCGGGCTGATCCTGTGCGGCCTGAACCGCGTGTCCTGCGTCATCACGGACACGGGCGCGTCGGATGCGGCCGTGCAGATGCTGGAACAGTCGGGCGTGAAAGTGCTCACGGTGGCGCCCGAGCCGATGCCGGAATCGACCCTGCTGCCGGCGGAACCGGAATGGCAAGTCAACTAA
- the rhaS gene encoding rhamnose ABC transporter substrate-binding protein encodes MNKMMVAVLGTCMMACLATGAQAAEKIKIAMVVKNLGNGFFDAAHEGANEAAKQLGDVEIIYTGPTTATAEGQIEIISSLISQKVKAIVISANDANALVPITKKAMQRGIKVISFDSGLAKDGRLMQLNPSSPALIGQKQIEMASDAIGGAGEIAILSATAQATNQNIWIGEMKKTLAQPAYSKIKLVSTVYGDDQSDKSYREAIGLLRSNPNLKAIIAPTTVGINAAGKAVVDEKLVGKVYVTGLGLPSEMAGHVKSGAVKSFAIWNPIDLGYAATYAAHQFVIGKATGKAGESIAVGRMGKLTVDAAGEAALAPPFTYDKDNVDKFSKIF; translated from the coding sequence ATGAACAAAATGATGGTGGCGGTGCTCGGTACCTGCATGATGGCCTGCCTGGCCACCGGCGCCCAGGCGGCGGAAAAAATCAAGATCGCGATGGTGGTGAAGAACCTGGGCAACGGCTTTTTCGACGCCGCCCACGAAGGCGCGAACGAAGCGGCCAAGCAGCTGGGCGATGTGGAAATCATCTACACGGGCCCGACCACGGCGACGGCCGAAGGCCAGATCGAAATCATCAGTTCCCTGATCAGCCAGAAGGTCAAGGCCATCGTCATTTCCGCCAACGACGCCAATGCGCTGGTGCCGATCACCAAGAAAGCCATGCAGCGCGGCATCAAGGTCATTTCCTTCGACAGCGGCCTGGCCAAGGACGGCCGCCTGATGCAACTCAATCCATCGAGCCCGGCCCTGATCGGCCAGAAGCAGATCGAGATGGCGTCCGACGCCATCGGCGGCGCCGGTGAAATCGCCATCCTGTCGGCCACCGCGCAAGCGACCAACCAGAATATCTGGATCGGCGAAATGAAGAAAACGCTGGCCCAGCCCGCGTATTCGAAAATCAAACTGGTATCGACCGTGTATGGCGACGACCAGTCCGACAAAAGCTACCGCGAAGCGATTGGTTTGCTCCGCAGCAACCCGAACCTGAAAGCCATCATCGCCCCGACCACGGTCGGCATCAATGCGGCCGGCAAGGCCGTGGTCGATGAAAAACTGGTCGGCAAAGTGTATGTGACGGGCCTGGGCCTGCCATCGGAAATGGCCGGCCACGTGAAAAGCGGCGCCGTGAAAAGCTTCGCGATCTGGAATCCGATCGACCTGGGCTACGCCGCCACCTATGCCGCGCATCAATTTGTTATTGGCAAAGCCACCGGCAAGGCCGGCGAATCGATCGCCGTGGGCCGCATGGGCAAGCTGACCGTCGATGCGGCGGGCGAAGCGGCGCTGGCGCCACCGTTCACCTATGACAAGGATAACGTCGACAAGTTCTCGAAGATTTTCTAA